One Lacticaseibacillus rhamnosus genomic window carries:
- a CDS encoding leucine-rich repeat protein: protein MKFGSKRTVAALRTKQTVHVRFRMYKAKKRWLIAGTALLLMPALFQPGQEVHADSKSPQTTAVTSQSGATAETTAKTATGNTQPAGTTTQNTAAASSSAAVNAASSATQSSASSIASSAVASTGDSAASTSDATDSKSLATGSAAVKPQTVTQEDRSLASAAVQTTSAAASSTASSASSQASLAAQSATTTQANTQAPANATAAESTQTIGDYTYSLDTANGTATVTGRANANVTDINIGASVTYNGQTFKVTAINNGAFATLNNLGNVNVADTVTSIGENAFAYSQFTGNITIENAIDVGSAAFASVKAVSVTLNGTANIGTKTFAYANLSGGITIADAKTIETQAFFGLTASSLKIDGQADISESAFESANIAGDVTVNNAQTIDKNAFASLKAQALTINGQTDIGEGAFIYAQITGSVNITGANTIGDNAFQFAKVTDAINVPDNVALGEKAFYQVYAASLSLNGAATTFGNQAFAMSRIGQVTINAATIDQQAFFHLYTDQLTFGDDVRVITDGAFQFIENTKELPQIDGKDNPKNQIDSLNLSANIKTITNAAFYAAKITVITVAPDSQLTTLGYQAFAFATVTSMDMPDSLEQIGDQAFYGGKLVKVAFGPKLQSIGNLAFAEFGPLGNADFSRATALETIGDSAFAYNTINNAIAFPAKLVSIGNAAFVGNRIPALKLNNGLQTIGDTAFGYNQIQNELVVPDSVTDIGKYAFVYNSISNLTLGNGLKTIGQEAFEANVILNALTIPSSVTTIGAKAFNVNLMPKVIIAGAPVIGKEAFSTNRITVLQASTAQPATPDALNQSADAYTDSAHVSLSDFFDVAISGVTHQDIVVSNIKGSNGVKVTFDTASKSFKMPAQTQGFSFDWSLKGNDGVTYTGHYNVHLDDPVIRAHDISLFTGQVWKPELNFIDAVKQDGTSVPLSELTWTVTDENGKIVSEKDKNGIVTGDVDNTQPTTYTVTYTYGAESGSAKIYYNQRLAASYALVGTQTTTATGQPITVDTKQFSLSLGEGFDAGTLQLSDLNFFDANGNQVAADALTATGVCTV, encoded by the coding sequence GTGAAGTTCGGGTCTAAACGGACGGTGGCTGCTTTGCGAACAAAACAAACAGTGCATGTTCGCTTTCGAATGTACAAGGCAAAGAAGCGCTGGCTAATTGCAGGCACGGCATTATTATTGATGCCTGCACTTTTTCAGCCGGGGCAGGAGGTTCACGCTGACAGCAAATCCCCACAAACGACAGCCGTTACCAGTCAGTCCGGTGCTACAGCAGAAACGACTGCAAAAACAGCGACTGGTAACACACAGCCAGCCGGCACAACAACGCAAAATACAGCGGCTGCTTCAAGTAGTGCGGCTGTCAACGCTGCTAGTTCTGCAACTCAGTCATCTGCATCAAGCATCGCTAGTTCAGCTGTAGCGTCAACCGGCGATTCAGCAGCAAGCACGAGTGATGCAACCGATTCGAAGTCGCTAGCGACAGGTTCGGCAGCAGTTAAACCGCAAACGGTGACCCAAGAAGACCGCTCACTTGCATCCGCAGCTGTTCAGACAACTTCGGCCGCAGCATCATCGACGGCTTCATCTGCATCGTCACAAGCATCCTTAGCAGCACAATCGGCAACAACAACTCAGGCCAACACGCAAGCTCCGGCCAATGCAACAGCTGCTGAAAGTACGCAGACCATTGGCGACTATACCTACAGTCTTGATACGGCAAACGGTACAGCAACGGTTACCGGCCGCGCCAACGCCAACGTCACCGATATTAACATTGGCGCGTCTGTTACCTATAATGGCCAAACTTTTAAAGTGACGGCGATTAACAATGGCGCTTTTGCAACGCTTAATAATTTGGGTAATGTTAATGTGGCTGATACCGTCACGTCCATTGGCGAAAATGCTTTTGCATACAGTCAATTCACAGGCAATATTACAATTGAAAATGCTATTGATGTTGGTAGTGCAGCTTTCGCTAGTGTAAAGGCGGTTTCTGTCACTCTTAATGGCACTGCCAATATTGGAACAAAGACCTTCGCTTATGCAAACTTGAGTGGTGGTATAACCATTGCTGATGCTAAGACTATCGAGACACAGGCATTCTTTGGTCTTACAGCTTCATCTTTAAAAATTGATGGTCAAGCCGATATTAGCGAGTCTGCTTTTGAGTCTGCCAATATTGCTGGGGATGTTACCGTTAATAATGCACAGACGATTGATAAAAATGCATTTGCTAGCCTCAAGGCGCAAGCGCTCACTATAAATGGACAAACCGATATTGGTGAGGGAGCGTTTATATACGCCCAAATCACAGGTTCTGTTAATATTACAGGCGCAAATACGATTGGTGATAATGCTTTTCAGTTTGCTAAGGTAACAGACGCTATCAATGTGCCAGATAACGTTGCACTTGGTGAGAAGGCTTTTTATCAAGTGTATGCGGCATCACTATCACTGAATGGCGCGGCAACGACTTTTGGCAATCAAGCCTTTGCCATGTCGAGAATTGGTCAGGTGACGATCAACGCAGCAACTATTGATCAGCAGGCGTTTTTCCATCTTTATACTGATCAGTTAACATTTGGTGATGATGTTCGCGTGATCACGGATGGGGCGTTTCAGTTTATTGAAAATACTAAGGAATTACCGCAAATTGACGGAAAAGATAATCCGAAAAATCAAATTGACTCACTTAATCTCTCGGCTAATATTAAGACAATCACGAATGCAGCTTTTTATGCTGCTAAAATTACGGTAATTACAGTGGCACCTGACAGTCAGCTAACGACGCTTGGGTATCAAGCCTTTGCCTTTGCAACTGTAACTTCAATGGATATGCCTGATTCATTAGAGCAGATTGGTGACCAGGCTTTTTATGGCGGGAAGCTTGTGAAAGTAGCGTTTGGACCCAAATTGCAGTCAATTGGTAATCTGGCCTTTGCTGAATTTGGCCCACTAGGGAATGCTGACTTTAGCCGAGCAACGGCACTTGAGACAATTGGAGATAGTGCCTTTGCATACAATACTATCAATAATGCAATTGCATTTCCGGCAAAACTGGTCTCAATTGGCAATGCAGCGTTTGTTGGCAATCGAATTCCGGCATTGAAATTAAATAACGGTTTGCAAACAATTGGGGACACGGCTTTTGGATACAATCAGATTCAAAATGAGCTGGTTGTACCAGATAGCGTGACTGATATCGGGAAGTACGCGTTTGTTTACAACTCTATCAGCAACCTGACATTAGGTAACGGGTTAAAAACGATTGGTCAAGAAGCCTTTGAAGCCAATGTCATTTTAAATGCGCTGACAATTCCGAGCAGCGTCACGACCATTGGGGCAAAAGCTTTCAACGTTAATTTGATGCCTAAAGTGATCATTGCAGGCGCACCGGTCATCGGTAAGGAAGCTTTCTCAACGAACCGGATCACGGTTTTACAAGCAAGCACTGCGCAGCCAGCTACACCAGATGCGCTCAATCAAAGTGCAGATGCTTATACAGACTCAGCCCACGTAAGCCTAAGTGACTTCTTTGATGTCGCCATTTCTGGTGTTACTCACCAAGACATCGTTGTTTCAAACATCAAAGGTTCGAATGGGGTCAAAGTGACCTTCGATACGGCAAGCAAGTCATTTAAGATGCCAGCGCAAACGCAGGGATTCAGTTTTGACTGGTCTTTGAAAGGAAACGATGGGGTCACATATACAGGTCATTACAATGTTCATCTTGATGATCCGGTGATTCGTGCCCATGATATCAGTCTTTTCACCGGCCAGGTTTGGAAGCCGGAATTGAATTTTATAGATGCAGTCAAACAAGATGGCACCAGTGTTCCTTTAAGCGAACTGACATGGACGGTCACGGATGAAAACGGGAAGATTGTTTCGGAGAAAGATAAGAACGGTATTGTTACCGGTGACGTGGATAATACGCAGCCGACAACGTATACGGTGACATACACTTACGGCGCTGAAAGCGGTTCGGCGAAAATCTATTACAATCAGCGTCTGGCAGCTTCTTATGCGTTGGTCGGGACTCAAACCACAACGGCAACAGGCCAGCCAATTACAGTTGATACCAAGCAATTTTCATTAAGTTTGGGTGAAGGCTTTGATGCTGGGACACTTCAGCTGAGTGATCTTAATTTCTTTGACGCCAATGGTAATCAAGTTGCCGCTGATGCGCTGACGGCAACTGGTGTTTGCACCGTTTAG
- a CDS encoding pyridoxal phosphate-dependent aminotransferase has protein sequence MTFSESEVLQALPKQFFASLVKHVNERIAAGHDVINLGQGNPDQPTPENIVHATQQAVARPGNHKYSLFRGLPTFKQAAAEFYAREYGVTLDPEKEIAVLGGSKIGLVELPLALMNPGETILLPDPGYPDYLSGVTLARVKLVLMTLTAENNWLPDYTKIKPEVAAAAKLLYLNYPNNPTTAVATPEFYDETIAFAKAQQIGIVSDFAYGALGFDGQRPVSFLQQPGAKDVGIELYTLSKTYNMAGWRLAFAAGNADMIEAINLIQDHLFVSVFPAIQEAGIEALLGDQTSVPALVDLYQQRRDAWFSATTAIGWHGKSSPGTFYAWMPVPAGYTSQTFTELLLDQADVAVAAGNGFGRHGEGYVRIGLLTSPQRLQEAAERIGRLGLF, from the coding sequence GTGACATTTTCAGAATCAGAGGTGCTTCAGGCACTGCCGAAGCAATTTTTTGCCAGTTTAGTCAAGCATGTCAATGAACGGATTGCGGCTGGTCATGACGTGATTAATTTGGGTCAAGGCAATCCGGATCAGCCGACACCCGAAAATATTGTTCACGCGACGCAGCAAGCAGTAGCGCGGCCCGGGAACCATAAATATTCGCTTTTTCGCGGACTGCCGACATTTAAGCAAGCAGCGGCCGAGTTCTATGCGCGGGAATATGGCGTTACGTTGGATCCGGAGAAGGAGATAGCGGTTTTGGGCGGTTCCAAAATCGGCTTGGTCGAATTACCGCTTGCACTCATGAATCCCGGGGAAACGATTCTTTTGCCGGACCCGGGCTACCCGGATTATCTATCGGGGGTGACGTTAGCGCGCGTGAAATTAGTCTTAATGACGTTGACCGCCGAAAATAATTGGCTGCCTGATTATACGAAAATTAAACCGGAAGTGGCCGCGGCTGCCAAACTGCTGTATCTGAATTATCCTAATAATCCGACAACCGCGGTGGCTACCCCGGAATTTTATGACGAGACGATCGCCTTTGCCAAGGCCCAGCAGATTGGGATTGTCAGTGATTTTGCTTACGGCGCGCTTGGATTTGATGGCCAGCGTCCGGTGAGTTTTCTGCAGCAGCCTGGTGCCAAAGATGTCGGCATTGAGCTATACACGCTGTCCAAGACCTACAATATGGCGGGATGGCGGTTGGCCTTTGCTGCTGGCAATGCCGACATGATTGAAGCGATTAATCTGATTCAGGATCATCTGTTCGTCTCGGTTTTTCCGGCGATTCAGGAAGCAGGGATTGAAGCACTCCTCGGTGATCAAACGTCAGTCCCGGCACTGGTCGACTTGTATCAGCAACGGCGCGATGCCTGGTTTTCTGCCACCACCGCGATTGGTTGGCACGGTAAAAGTTCACCGGGGACTTTTTACGCATGGATGCCGGTACCAGCTGGATACACCAGTCAGACGTTCACCGAGTTATTGCTCGATCAGGCGGATGTGGCAGTTGCGGCTGGTAACGGATTCGGTCGCCATGGAGAAGGTTATGTCCGGATCGGCTTGCTCACGAGTCCGCAGAGGTTGCAGGAAGCGGCGGAACGGATTGGAAGGTTGGGGTTATTTTAA
- a CDS encoding carbon-nitrogen family hydrolase — protein MAQLTIALAQIDIAFGQPEKNFQTVANAVAEAAQQGAEVVVLPEMWNTGYDLEHLTTTANPDGLRTKAFLSALAQQYHLAIVGGSVAAAENGHFYNRSLTVDQRGRQLAKYDKVHRFRLMNEEKFITAGATADHFTLGVPASVAICYDLRFPEWFRRMASDGTQLFFLPAEWPTPRLPQFNALLAARAIENQAYVVAVNRVGNDPNNAFGGQSQVVDPFGERLLKLDDQPQVRIVTIDLDRIAAARQQIPVFTDRRPELY, from the coding sequence ATGGCGCAATTAACAATCGCATTAGCCCAAATAGACATTGCATTTGGTCAACCGGAGAAGAATTTTCAGACGGTTGCCAATGCCGTGGCTGAAGCGGCACAACAAGGCGCAGAGGTCGTTGTATTGCCGGAAATGTGGAATACCGGCTATGATCTCGAACATCTGACCACCACCGCGAATCCGGATGGGTTGCGGACGAAGGCGTTCTTGAGTGCGCTCGCCCAGCAGTATCATCTGGCAATTGTTGGCGGGTCAGTTGCAGCAGCCGAAAATGGGCACTTTTATAACCGGAGTTTGACGGTTGATCAGCGTGGTCGGCAACTTGCCAAGTACGATAAGGTGCATCGGTTTCGCTTAATGAATGAAGAAAAGTTTATCACAGCCGGAGCAACGGCAGATCATTTTACCCTCGGTGTTCCGGCCAGTGTGGCAATTTGTTATGACTTGCGCTTTCCCGAGTGGTTCCGGCGCATGGCCAGCGATGGCACCCAGCTGTTCTTTCTCCCGGCAGAATGGCCAACACCAAGATTGCCGCAATTTAATGCCTTGCTAGCCGCACGCGCCATTGAGAATCAGGCATATGTGGTCGCGGTGAATCGTGTCGGTAACGATCCGAACAATGCATTTGGCGGACAAAGCCAGGTGGTTGATCCTTTTGGTGAACGGCTGTTGAAGTTAGACGATCAGCCACAGGTAAGGATTGTGACAATTGACCTTGATCGCATTGCAGCCGCGCGCCAGCAGATCCCGGTTTTCACAGATCGCCGGCCGGAACTTTATTAA
- a CDS encoding MetQ/NlpA family ABC transporter substrate-binding protein, with product MKKWVKLGFSAVVALSLVVILTACGTSQASSKSATDQLSDKTITVGVTAGPHELIMKQVAKLAQKDGLTIKLKQFTDYNSPNVALNDGDLGANSYQTLPFLKEQIKSKNFKITQVFKTVAFPMGVYSKKIKDLKALKKGDSIAVPNDPSNELRALQLFEAAGVIKLKAGISQKATKADVVSNPLGLKIEELEASQLPTHLQDVTAAAINTNFAFDAGLTINQDAIYHEKTTNNPYPNYFVVQTKHRNDKVIKQIKKYYQSQTIKDYIAKKFKGSIVPAF from the coding sequence ATGAAGAAATGGGTGAAGTTAGGGTTTTCAGCGGTCGTTGCGCTCAGTCTTGTGGTGATTCTAACGGCATGTGGCACAAGTCAAGCCAGTAGCAAGTCTGCCACTGATCAATTGTCGGACAAAACAATTACGGTGGGTGTCACAGCCGGCCCGCACGAACTGATTATGAAACAGGTCGCAAAATTGGCTCAAAAAGACGGTTTGACGATCAAATTGAAGCAGTTTACCGACTATAACAGTCCGAATGTGGCGTTAAACGATGGCGATTTAGGCGCAAACAGCTATCAGACCCTACCTTTTTTAAAGGAACAGATTAAGTCCAAGAACTTTAAGATTACGCAGGTTTTCAAGACCGTTGCGTTTCCGATGGGCGTTTATTCCAAGAAGATTAAGGATTTGAAGGCGCTCAAAAAAGGCGATTCGATTGCGGTACCAAACGACCCGTCTAACGAGTTACGAGCGCTGCAACTTTTTGAGGCTGCGGGCGTTATTAAGCTCAAGGCTGGTATCAGTCAGAAGGCAACTAAGGCCGATGTCGTCTCCAATCCGTTGGGGCTGAAAATTGAAGAACTGGAAGCATCACAGTTACCGACCCACTTACAGGATGTGACCGCCGCTGCAATCAATACGAATTTTGCATTTGATGCCGGCCTCACAATCAATCAAGATGCAATTTACCATGAAAAGACGACGAACAACCCGTATCCAAATTATTTTGTTGTCCAGACCAAACACCGTAACGATAAAGTGATTAAGCAAATCAAAAAATATTATCAAAGTCAAACGATTAAAGATTACATCGCTAAGAAATTTAAGGGTTCCATTGTCCCGGCATTTTAG